In Candidatus Omnitrophota bacterium, the sequence TTCCTCACGGTTTAGAAATATAATTGATAACGGGCTATTATGGCCAATACTACCTTAATTCCAATTGGAAGTGGCACAGTTTTAAGGGGTAAGGTCAATCTGTACCAAGGCTTTTTTACCATTACCTAAACTGCTCCTTATAGTTATCTTGAATTATACTCCTAGGTATAAAAAATCCCAAGCTATTTTTAGCCCTGAGCTTGTCGAAGGGCAAAATGTGCTTAGGGAAAGTTTCCCGATTGGGTTGGAAAGCGTTACTGGTTAGGAGCTTTCATAGCCCGTAATCGGATATAACCATCGTAACTTTCTGTAAAAATCCTTTGCTATCTAACTGTAACCGATCCTCATTTCCGAGCCTGACCTGTCCAGTTTTTTTGTCAATTCGTATAATAATCCAACTATTATCTTTTCGTTCAACTTGGTATTTCCACCAATCAGTAATTGAAAAATTATAAATCACGGCATCGATTATTGTTATAATCTCTTCGGCTTGTTTTTCGTTTAAAATCTGTATTTTATTTTGGTCTAAAAATTTGTTTAATTGGGGGCTGATGAAAATATTCGGACTTTTTTCAGCAAAACGTTCAAAAACTATTTTCTCCCCGGAAGGCGAAATCAAACTAAAATATGCACCACTATCTTTAGCTGCATGCGGATTTCTTGATATTTTGAAACCAGGATAATACTTATTTAGCAATTTCGTTACACGGTGTGTGTTGCACATCGTTTGGAAAATATCGTATGGTAAGAGGGCTGTGTCAGAAATTGCGGCAAATGGAACATCCAATAAGGCAACCGTAAACACTAAATGCTCTATTCCGGTAAGCAATGGATCGTAAGTTTTATTGATAAATGACATTAGGCACGCAAGATCACCACTTAGGGAAGGATATATTTCCTGATATATTGGATAAGAATCTTTTTTTGCACGATGAAAGTAGGCAGACATCATACTAATAAGCACAAAAATCACAAGTATTAGGATTATAAATATTTTTTTCATTTGATCAGACTCCCTGGGCACTTGCCCAAATCCTGAGGTATATTGCCCCCAGAGCCATATATTACAAGATCGACTGCATAATTGCTATTCTTTGCTCCACTTATCGTTCTTTGAATCAATCCTCCTGGTGTAACGTAAGTATCAGCGTACTTAGAGCCTATCCATGCCTTTTCATAAAGTTGTCTATATTGATGAAATCGGCTCGTTACTACAGAAGTCTTCGTCCATTTTACTTGATTTGGATATTTATTAATAAATTCCATGGTTGTTTTTCTTGTTGCGGCAGGATTAATAGCAATGTTTCCATGTTCATCTGGCCCCATTTCCCAATAATTATATTGATCACTTCCAATTTCTCTCCATCTAATAAATTTATGCCTTAAATCTCCAAACGCTGGCCTTGAACCTATTTCTACATCCATTGTTTTGGATGGATCAACGCCAAGACTTACGAAAAGTTCTGTTGTATTGTTATGCGCTTGTGAATCTATCCCGTGTAATATGCTCTGCCAACCAGCGGCGTAAGAATATCCGGTAGCAAAACCTGCGCCAAAGCCTACGCCCGCACCTATGCCGGCTTGGGCGAACATATCTCCAACGCTACCTTCACCACCAGCATAACCTGAAGCTAAGCCGGCGGCAAAGCCGCCTATGGCAAATTCAGTGCCGGTTATTAATGCTCCTTCTAAGGGCGTTATAATC encodes:
- a CDS encoding YceK/YidQ family lipoprotein, which encodes MKKIFIILILVIFVLISMMSAYFHRAKKDSYPIYQEIYPSLSGDLACLMSFINKTYDPLLTGIEHLVFTVALLDVPFAAISDTALLPYDIFQTMCNTHRVTKLLNKYYPGFKISRNPHAAKDSGAYFSLISPSGEKIVFERFAEKSPNIFISPQLNKFLDQNKIQILNEKQAEEIITIIDAVIYNFSITDWWKYQVERKDNSWIIIRIDKKTGQVRLGNEDRLQLDSKGFLQKVTMVISDYGL